The genomic DNA agaccgaccagacttgctgtctcaagggccatttttccatctgaattctgcggccctcaacctgactgtgtggccattgagtcctggctcctagcgtcctcagggttatctcaagaggtcattgccactatgagacaagccaggaaaccaacgtccgccaagatctatcacagggcttggaggatcttcttagcctggtgctctgataaggggttttaccccctggccgtttgccttacccacgtttctttccttccttcaatccggaatggacaagggtttgtctctcggctctctcaagggacaagtatcggtgctttccgtgttttttcaaaagcgtctagccaggcttccgcagatccgcacgttcctgcagggagtttgccacatagtcccaccttacaagcggccgctggaaccctgggatcttaacagggtgctaacggctcttcagaaaccaccttttgagccactgcgggacgtctctctatcacgtctttcgcagaaggcggcatttctagtggcagttacgtcactccgaagagtgtcagagcttgcagcgctgtcatgcaaagcccccttcctggtgtttcaccaggataaggtggttctgcgtccggtcccggactttctccccaaggtggtatccccttttcatctcaatcaggatatctccttaccttcattttgccctcatccaattcaccaatgtgaaaaggatttgcatttgttagatctagtgagagcactccggatctacgtgtctcgcacggcgcccctgcgccgttctgatgcactctttgtccttgtcgctggccagcgtaaggggtcgcaggcttccaagtcaaccttggctcggtggatcaaggaaccgatttttgaagcctaccgttcttctgggcttccgattccttcagggctgaaagcccattctaccagggccgtgggtgcgtcctgggcactgcggcaccaggctacggctcagcatgtgtgtcaggcagctacctggtctagtctgcacactttcacgaaacactatcaagtgcatacctatgcttcggcggatgccagtctaggtaggcgagtccttcaggcggcggttgcccacctgtaagagggggccgttgcggctctttttattgaggtattatttacccacccagggactgcttttggacgtcccaattgtctgggtctcccaatggagcgacaaagaagaagggaattttgtttacttaccgtaaattccttttcttctagctcctattgggagacccagcacccgcccctgttcccttcgggctgttcttttgtgtacacatgttgttcatgttgaattgttcttttggttcatggtttcagttctccgaacatccttcggattgaatttaccttagaccaatttataagtttcctccttcctgcttttgcaccaaaactgaggagcccgtgatgcacgggggggggtgtataggcagaggggaggggttacactttttaaagtgtaatactttgtgtggcctccggaggcagaagctatacacccaattgtctgggtctcccaataggagctagaagaaaaggaattttacggtaagtaaacaaaattccctcctTTTGTAATTTGCAGTACACAGAAGCGGCAAACGTGGGAAATGGAGAATTGGAGTGTGAGAAGGAGAAGAGGCTGGGCGCTGTGGATGAGTCCTTGAGGTGAGTGGAACCCTCCGAGGACCCTCTTTGTGGCCTGGGGTTTGCATCTTTTTATAGATGGTTTGCTCATTGACCTAATCTCTTTATTAAACCCTTTCATCACTCATGAATGATTTTATCATTTATTCTAATCCTGGATCATATTTTCCTTCCTACAATGTAAtgttcctctgttactcctcctggaaatgtaggAACGACTTAGTATTTCTAGCTGGGGGCTTGTCTAGACACTGGCACCACTGATTGGCCAGTGTAAAGCTGTACAGGGACACGCCTCCAGCTTCATTCATAATTTTGTAGGAGGAACAATAGAGGAGCGGCACAGTGAGGAATTCTAAGAACTTGGTGTTTTCTGGCCAGTACAATCCGGAGAGGTGCCGGGGCCGGGTCCTTCCCTGTAGATGATGTACGTGTGTTGCAGATATAATCCGGATGTCGATCGTGTGACGcgggaaatgttttttttttcttgcagtgaAGCGGCACAGGAAGCTTTTTTTCAGTGGAATCAACATGACGATTCCATGGATGACAACTTCTGTGCGCACGACGGTAtgtgaccgcatgtgaccgcacGTGAAGCATTTGTAAGGAGCGCAGCTCTTGGGATGGGAGATTCTAGATTAAATATCTGAATTTAAAGAAATAGTAAATTTGCAATCCGTGAAATGAAGATGACACTGCAGGATAACGGAAGGTGACTTCATCTCTTCTCCCTTTTCAGATGAGGAGTCGCCGGATGCGGAATATGTCGATTTACTCATTAACCCTGAACGTTACACCGGCTACAAGGGATCCGACGCCTGGAAGATCTGGAACAGTATCTACGAGGAAAACTGTTTCAAGTAAGTGACTATTTAGACAGATAAAAGCCGGCATTAGGTCGCTTTCACACTGCGCTCCTCTCCCTGTACAGCGGTCCCATCGGGGCTTCTGTCTGAAGCCCTCCACAAatgggtttcggacgcatgcgccgatggggccactgactatagTGGTGCAgacagtcaccgtgtgctctgttgtgcaccatttttgggagtatacgcctattggaggcagccagacgtagtagactgcacctgggtgtccgcctccactaAGCGTATGCTACTGAAAATGTTGCACGATAGGGCACACAGTGACCCTGTCTGCCACTAAAGTCAGTTGCCCCATTAGCGCTGACATCCGAAACCTATTTTGCAGGGGGTTCAGACAGAATCCCCGAGTGACCACTGAACGGGGGAGAGTAAGGAGTACTTattacacagcgagatcgctgctgagtcacagattttgtgacgtaccagtgacctcattagcgatctcgctgtgtgcgacactgagcagcgacctggcccctgctgtgaaatcgctgatcattacacacagctctggttcattttttgctcgttgctctcccgctgtgaagcacacatcgctgtgtttgacagcgagagagcaacgatctgaatgtgcagggtgccggcttctgcggacgctggtaaccaaggtacatattgggtaaccaagcaaagccttggttacacgatatttaccttggttaccagcgtaggcagcttctagaagccggctccctgcacacgtagctaaggtacacatcgggtaactaagcgaagcgctttgcttggttacccgatatttaccttggttactagcgtacgccgctctcaggctgccagtactggctccatgcacacgtagccagagtacacatcgggtaactagcgaagcgctttgcttaacccgatgtgtaccctggctacgagtgcagggagccagcgctaagcagtgtgcgctggtaaccagtgtaaatatcgggtaaccaagcaaagcattttgcttagttacccaatatttgccttggttaccaagcgcagcatcgtttctacgagtcgctggtggctagtcactggtcgctggtgagatctgcctgacagctcaccagcgaccatgtaacgacgcaccagcgatcctgaccgggtcatatcgtggttggaatcgctggtatgtcgtttagtgagactgTACCCTAACGCAGTGTGAAAGTGACCTAAGATTCATATTGAGGATTCAGGTCCGGTTTTTCTTATAGCGATGGTTCCCCATATTTATCACTTGTTGCAGGTCCTAAATCTCTTTATGACAATGGCTCCGCTTTATCATTTCACAAGCCATTGCACTGACCAGTGAATTTCAGTACAGACCATGCGAGACGACTGAACAAACCAAGATAAGGGATCGGTTCTCTCCTCTTGGCAAATCTCCTTGTTTGCTTATTCGGATAAACATAAAACTGTGTGTGTGTAGTCCAGGATGATCCAACTCAAATATCACAAAATAAATAGGAGGTGCAATATTAACCCCCTGCTCCAGGTAGAGTATTGGTGCCT from Anomaloglossus baeobatrachus isolate aAnoBae1 chromosome 12, aAnoBae1.hap1, whole genome shotgun sequence includes the following:
- the LOC142257541 gene encoding ERO1-like protein alpha codes for the protein NLKKPCPFWKDISHCGIRDCAVQPCPTDAVPPGIKSPGFKYTEAANVGNGELECEKEKRLGAVDESLSEAAQEAFFQWNQHDDSMDDNFCAHDDEESPDAEYVDLLINPERYTGYKGSDAWKIWNSIYEENCFKPKAVKRPLNPLASGRGKHGLICARPQA